Sequence from the Bacillus thuringiensis genome:
GAACTAACGCACAACGAATACCATTTACTTTGTTTGCAGCAATTGACATACCGATGCCTGTCCCACAAACTAAAATACCACGATCTACTTCGCCATTCGCTACCATTTCCGCTGCTGGAAACGCAAAATCAGGGTAATCAACAGAACCAGCTTCACATTCACAACCTAAATCAATATATTCAATATTTAACTCTTCTAATAAACTTACAAGTTCTTTACGGATATTCATACCGCCGTGATCAGATGCTACTACTACTTTCATTTTTACCCCTCCAAAGTTTCAATCAATTATCTTCATTTCTCACTCGATACCTTAATGGTACGAAGTGATCTCCAATATCGTATTATACACGAAACATCAACCTTCTGAATGTTTTTTCAGTAAAGTTTGTACAAGTTTTTCCATCTCTTCTAACGTTTCTTTATAAGTAGAAAGTGAACCGCCAAATGGATCTGAAATATCTTTACTTATCCCCTCAGTTACTCCATATAATGTATCCACTTTCTTTTCAACGCTCGGATAATGACCAAGGACAATTTGCCTATGATTTTCCGTCATTGTTACTACCATATCAGCCCAATCAAGCAAAGCTTCGTTTACTTGCTGCGCGGCATGATTGATTGCAATTCCTTTTTCAGCTAAAGCTTCCTTTGCATGTACCGACGCATCACTTCCAGGATAGGCGAAAACACCAGCAGATTGCACTTCAAACTTACCTTCTCCATGATGACGAAGTAACGCTTCAGCCATCGGGCTACGGCATGTATTTCCAGTGCAAATAAATAACAATCGTTTCATCCAAACCCACCCCTTTTCTTCTTTTCCTACCTTTTATCATAACGTACATAAGAATAGAACAAAAGAAATGTGAATATACAAAAGGCGCATTTCCCTTATATTTTTTCTAAGAAAATGCGCCTTATCCACATATATGTGAAACCCTATTTCCAAGTGCCTAGGGTATTTTAACATACATAGTAAGCGTACTACAAAACAAAATAAGGAATCCATTTCATACGAAACGGATTCCTCTTATACAATAATTATTTCATTGTAACTTTCATTACTTCTGTTGAACCTTTTGTAGCTGTTACGCCTACAGTTGTCTTAATAGACTCAGCTGCATCTGTATTTGTAATAACGATTGGAGTAATTGTGCTTTTCGCTTTTTCACGAATTAATTCTAAGTCGAATGAGATTAATTTATCTCCAGCTTTTACAGCTTGGCCTTCAGAAACATGAGCTTCGAAACCTTCGCCTTCCATTTTTACAGTTTCTAATCCAACGTGGATTAAAATTTCTGTACCGTTTTTCGCTTTAATTCCGATAGCATGTTTCGTGTGGAATAATTGTACGATTTCACCATCAACTGGAGATACAACTACACCTTCAGTAGGATCGATTGCAACACCGTCACCCATCATACGACCTGCGAATACTGGATCTGGTACTTCTTCAATATTTTTCACTGCTCCAGTTAATGGAGCTACGATTGTTTCTTCGTTTGTTTTTGAACCAAGACCGAATAATTTTTTAAACATAGGATAGTCCTCCTTATAATTTACCTAAAAGTTTATAGGGCAATCCCTAGTAAAGCTCGGGATACATGTAAGACTTCATACTTCGAATATTATACTGTAAAAACGCTTTCGAAATAAATTACGTCATTACTAATAGACTCTTATTGTAGCTCTTTGCAAAATTCCAGTCAATTCTGATTGTCTGAATAACAATAAGAAAATTAACTTCTACTTATATTTTCTCTTTTTTTACCCTACTTGTCTAGAGGTCTTTACTACATTTTATTTTTTGTCGTTAATTTGTAAAATTAATTTCAAACTTTTTTCAAAATCCGCTTGACTAAAGTAAGTAACTATTTTATTATTACTTACATAAGGTAAGTTAATAACTTTTAGGAGGTTTTCAAAAATGATGGATTTCGGTCTTCTTATTATTCGTCTTATTATAGGTATTACATTCATGGGTCATGGTGCTCAAAAATTATTTGGTTGGTTCGGCGGTTACGGTTTAAAAGGAACAGGTGGCTGGATGGAATCAATCGGTTTACGCCCTGGTGTATTCATGGCATTTATGGCTGGCGCAACTGAATTATTAGGTGGTTTCTTATTCGCATCAGGTATTTTCACTGCAATTGGTTCATTATTTATCGTTGGAACAATGTTAATGGCAATCTTCACTGTTCACGGAAAAAATGGTTACTGGGTAACCCAAAACGGATATGAATACAACTTAATGTTAATCGCCGTTGCTATCGGGGTAGCTTTAATCGGACCTGGTGCATACGTTTTATTATAATTTTTATCTTGAATTCGAGATTATTTAGACGGAACTTACTTCATTGTAGTTGAAGTAAGTTCTTTTTATGTAATAAAAATATTATTTTCAGCAGGAGTTTTCCACTAACATCTTGTAAACAAACAATAAGTCGTCATATTTAGAAAGGGGATTTCAAGCATGTTATCCATTAATCCAAATGAACAATCGGAAAAAGAGAATTACAAATTATTAACAGGAAGTATCATTCCACGCCCTGTCGCATTCGTTACTTCTGTAACAAAAGACGGCATATTAAACGGCGCACCATATAGTTATTTCAATATTGTCGCTGCTAATCCACCACTTATCTCAGTTTCTGTACAACGAAAAGCTGGAGAAAGAAAGGACACTTCCCGAAACGCAATTGAAAAAGGGGAATTTGTCGTACATATCTCTGATGAATCATATGTAGCGGCAATTAACGAAACAGCAGCTAATCTCCCGCCAAATGAAAGTGAAATTGAACTGGCAAAACTAACACCAATTAAAAGTGATGTCATCTCCGTTCCAGGTGTAAAAGAAGCAAATATTCGAATGGAATGCGTACTAGAACGTGCAATTCCTCTTGGCGGAACAGAAGACTCACCAGCTTGCGATCTACTAATCGGACGCGTCGTTCGTTTCCACGTCGCAGAACACCTATACGAAAATGGACGCATTCATGCAGAAGGACTAAAACCAGTAAGCCGCCTAGCAGGACACAACTACGCAAAACTAGGAGAACAATTTGAATTGGTTAGGCCAGTTTAAAAGCGAAAGCGGCTCGCTCAGAATCGCAGGGCATTGGAGCTCTCGACCTTGAAGCGCTTTTTGCTTCATGCGAGAGAGCGAAATGACCGGAGATTCTAGCCGCTGGAGCTGGATATTATCTAAAAGCGGAAGGGGCTTCGCCCAGAATGGGAGGAGGATGGAGCTTCTGACGTAGAGGCGCTTTTTGCCTCGCAGGAAGACGCGAAGCCACCGACCATTCTAGCCGCTGGAGCTGGATATCATCTAAAAGTAAAGGCGTCCCGATTCCTTCCATCACTTAAACATAAAAATCCCCTGCTAAATAGCAGGGGATTTTTTATTGTAATTCTTCCTTCTTCTCTTCTAAAGTAGGCATTTTCTCTTTTTTCGGTTTCCCTAGCTTAATTACGAAGAAGTATAGGGAAAGCAGCGTAATCAGAAAAACAATTAAAAACGGGTACGGAGAATAAAAAGCACGCGCTGCCTCCGTTTTTCCCGCAACAAACTTCAATGACTCAATATCTAAAAACTCAGCAAACATCTGTACACCGAGCATACTAAACCAAAAAACAAAAAAACTAATAATAATACCAAAAACTTGCTTCAATCTCGTCATTCATCTCATCCTTTCTATATCTGTAATTTTTAGTGCAATAAATATAGTACAAACAAAATATGCACAGAAAGGAACTATCTCACCATTCACGAATTAACTTAATCCAACCTAACATCGAAATTTGCAAAATAATACCCCAAATTATAAGTCTTCTTAGCCATCGAGGAAAGAAGGTTAAAAACTTAACATACCATTCCAATAGCTTGTTCATAATTCCCTCCTACATAAAATTATATAGGAAAAAGGATATATAATCCAAATCCAACCAGAATGATACCACCTACTATCTCACCATATGTACCGAGCATATCTTTCGCATGTCTACCAATTAATAAACCAATCCATGCTAATAACATACTAACAAATCCAAAAAGTAATATCGTAATAATTGTCTGTGCTCCGTAAATACCAAGACTAAGTCCTACTGAAAAACTATCTATACTAACGCCAAATGCAAAGACAAATAAGCTAATTCCAATAGGGGCCGTTCTAGTCTCTTCATTCTCCAAAATAGAGGAATATACAATATAGAATCCTAGTCCAATTAGTAAAATAGCACCTGCAAAATGTGCAATATCTCCATACTTCTCTGATAAAAAACGACCTAATACCATCCCTATAAATGGCATGATAATATGAAAAATCCCTATCGTCATACCGATATACAGGATTTGTCTTACCTTTAAGGTCATCATCCCCATACCAAGACTCACCGAGAACGCATCCATTCCTAAGGCGAATGCCATAATTATTAAAGGTAGTAGCTGTTCAAACGTCATTCATGTCCCTCCTCGGACGTGCTACTTCACAATATGCTTATCCGAGGAGAAATATTCTGTTTGCTAATCTTACCTTATCATTCAGTAATAATATGATGTCCTGCCGCTTTTGTTAAGCGATTCATAATTGCATTTCCTATTCCTTCATTCGGGAATGATTCGCTAAAAATAACATCCACTTCACTTGCATCAAACGTTCTAAGTACATCATATAATTTAGTCGCAACGCTAGCTAAATCACTTCGAACACCACAAGATAATATAACATCCGCGCTATATATATGCTGATACTCTTCTGTCGTTAATACGCCCACCTTGAATCCTTCTTCCTTCTTCTCATCCACAAGGTGCTGAATAAACTCACGTGATCCTTCAACAATACTAAGTGGCGCTTTCGGTGCATAATGTGTATATTTCATTCCAGGTGATTTCGGTTTTTCTTTCTCATCCTTTAAAGCCGGATCTAAAGAAACCGTACCAATCACCGCTTCCAATTGTTCCTTCGTAATCCCGCCTGGGCGTAATATCGTCGGAATAGTGCTCGTACAATCAATTACAGTTGATTCAACACCTACTCCGGTTGCACCACCATCTACAATACCTGCGATTTTCTCATTTAAATCTTCATATACATGAGACGCTAGCGTCGGACTTGGACGCCCAGAACGATTTGCACTCGGTGCTGCAACAGGTACATTTGCCTCTTCAATGAGAGCAAGCGCTACTGGATGATCAGGCATTCTTACTCCAACTGTATTAAGTCCTGCCGTCACCTTCTCTGAAATTCCTTCTTTTCTAGGTAAAATAATTGTTAACGGACCTGGCCAAAAATGCTCCATTAACTTCTCTGCAACTGGCGGAATTTCCTTCACAATCCCATCTAATTGCGATTTTGTACCGATGTGAACAATAAGTGGATTATCACTCGGTCTTCCTTTCGCTTCAAAAATTTTCGCGATTGCTTCATCATTCATAGCGTTTGCGCCTAGTCCATATACCGTTTCTGTAGGGAAGGCAATCGCCTCGTTTTCCCTTAATAATTTTGCTGCTTCTTGTAACTGTGGATAATATTTTTTTCTTTCCACAACATTATCCACAACCCACATATTTGTATGCATTTTTTCCCACGTCCTTTTCTACCCTGAAATACTTGTCTATTTTTAGTTTACTATGAGATTTATCCAAAAGACAAACAAGGTTTATCCACAAAATGTGGATAAACCTAATTAATCCGTGGATAACTTTGTGAATAGCTGACAATTTAGTATTATTGCATTTGGCTCTTTTATATTTTTACAAAAGTGTTCTAACTGTCGAATTCCCTCTGGTACGTTTTCTTTCTCTATAGTAACAAAGTCAAAAAACTGAAAGATTGTTATTGATTGTGGATGATTTGTTAGTAAGTACAGTTGTCGAATATTTTTTTCTTTCATATACTGCAAAAACATTTCAAAAAAATATAAGAAAGTCTGTTTATCCACATTAGGTGTGAATAAACAAGAACGAATAAGTGCGTTTTCTTCACTTTGTTCATATCCAATGACAGCCCGTATTTCTTCCGCCTCTTCCAAAATCATAAATTGCGCGTACAACTCATTTATTTTATCATCTTTTTTATTAGCTTGTCCGAAAAAAGAATGCAATCTTTCCACATCTGCTTTCGTCGCAAAATATACCTTCTTCATAGTAAATCCCTCCTCTTTTTTATATATGAGAAGGAATCTACTAATAGTACTATTTAGAGAATAAAGATGTAAAAGCCTCTACAATAAATAACTTAACTTCCGGCTTTTCTTCTTCCTCCTCTACTTTTACATACTCATTTTGTTTATCTTGTTTTTGTTCCACAGGTTTCTCCACTTTTTCCACAGTTTTTGT
This genomic interval carries:
- a CDS encoding flavin reductase family protein; translation: MLSINPNEQSEKENYKLLTGSIIPRPVAFVTSVTKDGILNGAPYSYFNIVAANPPLISVSVQRKAGERKDTSRNAIEKGEFVVHISDESYVAAINETAANLPPNESEIELAKLTPIKSDVISVPGVKEANIRMECVLERAIPLGGTEDSPACDLLIGRVVRFHVAEHLYENGRIHAEGLKPVSRLAGHNYAKLGEQFELVRPV
- a CDS encoding L-threonylcarbamoyladenylate synthase, which codes for MHTNMWVVDNVVERKKYYPQLQEAAKLLRENEAIAFPTETVYGLGANAMNDEAIAKIFEAKGRPSDNPLIVHIGTKSQLDGIVKEIPPVAEKLMEHFWPGPLTIILPRKEGISEKVTAGLNTVGVRMPDHPVALALIEEANVPVAAPSANRSGRPSPTLASHVYEDLNEKIAGIVDGGATGVGVESTVIDCTSTIPTILRPGGITKEQLEAVIGTVSLDPALKDEKEKPKSPGMKYTHYAPKAPLSIVEGSREFIQHLVDEKKEEGFKVGVLTTEEYQHIYSADVILSCGVRSDLASVATKLYDVLRTFDASEVDVIFSESFPNEGIGNAIMNRLTKAAGHHIITE
- a CDS encoding DUF3935 domain-containing protein encodes the protein MTRLKQVFGIIISFFVFWFSMLGVQMFAEFLDIESLKFVAGKTEAARAFYSPYPFLIVFLITLLSLYFFVIKLGKPKKEKMPTLEEKKEELQ
- a CDS encoding DoxX family protein, with amino-acid sequence MMDFGLLIIRLIIGITFMGHGAQKLFGWFGGYGLKGTGGWMESIGLRPGVFMAFMAGATELLGGFLFASGIFTAIGSLFIVGTMLMAIFTVHGKNGYWVTQNGYEYNLMLIAVAIGVALIGPGAYVLL
- a CDS encoding manganese efflux pump MntP family protein gives rise to the protein MTFEQLLPLIIMAFALGMDAFSVSLGMGMMTLKVRQILYIGMTIGIFHIIMPFIGMVLGRFLSEKYGDIAHFAGAILLIGLGFYIVYSSILENEETRTAPIGISLFVFAFGVSIDSFSVGLSLGIYGAQTIITILLFGFVSMLLAWIGLLIGRHAKDMLGTYGEIVGGIILVGFGLYILFPI
- a CDS encoding mechanosensitive ion channel protein — translated: MKKVYFATKADVERLHSFFGQANKKDDKINELYAQFMILEEAEEIRAVIGYEQSEENALIRSCLFTPNVDKQTFLYFFEMFLQYMKEKNIRQLYLLTNHPQSITIFQFFDFVTIEKENVPEGIRQLEHFCKNIKEPNAIILNCQLFTKLSTD
- a CDS encoding PTS sugar transporter subunit IIA translates to MFKKLFGLGSKTNEETIVAPLTGAVKNIEEVPDPVFAGRMMGDGVAIDPTEGVVVSPVDGEIVQLFHTKHAIGIKAKNGTEILIHVGLETVKMEGEGFEAHVSEGQAVKAGDKLISFDLELIREKAKSTITPIVITNTDAAESIKTTVGVTATKGSTEVMKVTMK
- the rpiB gene encoding ribose 5-phosphate isomerase B; this translates as MKVVVASDHGGMNIRKELVSLLEELNIEYIDLGCECEAGSVDYPDFAFPAAEMVANGEVDRGILVCGTGIGMSIAANKVNGIRCALVHDTFSARATREHNDTNMLAMGERVIGAGLARDIAKIWLTTDYEGGRHENRVGKIKTYEAK
- a CDS encoding low molecular weight protein arginine phosphatase, with amino-acid sequence MKRLLFICTGNTCRSPMAEALLRHHGEGKFEVQSAGVFAYPGSDASVHAKEALAEKGIAINHAAQQVNEALLDWADMVVTMTENHRQIVLGHYPSVEKKVDTLYGVTEGISKDISDPFGGSLSTYKETLEEMEKLVQTLLKKHSEG